In Dermacentor albipictus isolate Rhodes 1998 colony chromosome 6, USDA_Dalb.pri_finalv2, whole genome shotgun sequence, the following proteins share a genomic window:
- the LOC135896326 gene encoding uncharacterized protein, which produces MSSAAEGTGHSLASASSGQQAPTKRAPGDAPVDESTVGLVKLFVSTLLPDFSPRGAVYAVVLVLAVCYAVVTLAGVARKAPSSPFRCDDPSLQAPQEKDILPTAPYVALVWASTVTAVSVTELRRPGASWTEATYWTARHLRRLFVGFIVAGDIAHTIQLAVNAKRPHFIDICQPAVKLPNGTEVLACSGEPVTPEARSGVDRRSDSEPSSGSGDEEPDPEGDGDANDTAILAQDENANVATAPRSPAEWTAPQPGAVPRRSSEGHVGDSNVAFGENAPAGAGRGSRYDHRHVDVTSNGAPPTGDVTDYRCTGPKGRKSGSSFPSGHATVAGFAGVFMFGYGVRRFPGFHRPFRAALLAWALGTCIWLVCAQRVAQHKHFVIDVVCGAAFGAAVAVPFAAWPYGDDKP; this is translated from the exons ATGTCTTCTGCCGCTGAAGGAACTGGTCACTCTCTCGCCAGTGCTTCGTCGGGGCAGCAAGCTCCGACGAAGCGAGCCCCAGGGGATGCTCCGGTGGACGAAAGTACGGTCGGGCTGGTCAAGCTTTTTGTGTCCACCCTGCTGCCCGACTTTTCCCCCAGGGGCGCTGTGTACGCGGTCGTCCTGGTGCTCGCCGTCTGCTACGCCGTGGTCACCCTCGCTG GAGTCGCCCGAAAGGCGCCCTCGTCCCCGTTCCGCTGCGACGACCCGTCTCTGCAGGCGCCCCAGGAGAAGGACATCCTGCCCACAGCTCCTTACGTGGCGCTCGTGTGGGCCTCCACGGTGACCGCGGTGTCTGTGACCGAGTTGCGCCGACCCGGCGCCAGCTGGACGGAGGCCACTTACTGGACGGCCAGGCATCTGCGAAGATTGTTCGTCGGCTTCATCGTCGCGG GTGACATTGCCCACACCATCCAGCTAGCCGTCAACGCCAAGAGACCGCATTTCATCGACATCTGCCAGCCCGCTGTAAAACTGCCCAACGGGACGGAGGTGCTCGCCTGTTCGGGAGAACCGGTGACTCCGGAAGCGCGGTCAG GTGTTGACAGGCGTAGCGACTCGGAACCTTCCTCTGGAAGCGGCGATGAAGAACCTGATCCGGAGGGAGACGGTGACGCAAATGACACAGCGATTCTCGCGCAGGACGAGAACGCTAACGTCGCCACCGCTCCCCGTTCGCCAGCTGAGTG GACAGCACCGCAGCCGGGCGCAGTTCCGCGACGTTCTTCAGAAGGTCACGTCGGTGATTCGAACGTGGCCTTCGGCGAGAACGCCCCTGCAGGCGCTGGCCGCGGCTCCCGCTACGACCATCGTCACGTCGACGTCACCAGCAATGGGGCACCGCCTACGGGTGACGTCACGGACTACCGCTGCACGGGACCCAAGGGTCGCAAGTCGGGGTCCTCGTTTCCCTCGGGCCACGCCACCGTCGCGGGCTTCGCGGGCGTTTTCATGTTTGGCTACGGCGTCCGGAG GTTCCCGGGCTTCCACCGGCCGTTCCGAGCCGCGCTCCTTGCTTGGGCCCTGGGCACGTGCATCTGGCTCGTGTGCGCGCAGAGGGTCGCGCAGCACAAGCACTTCGTGATCGACGTCGTGTGCGGTGCGGCATTCggcgccgccgtggccgtgcCCTTCGCGGCGTGGCCGTACGGAGACGACAAGCCTTGA